In Paenibacillus protaetiae, the genomic stretch CGCAAATTAACCGGAATGTAGGCGCTACAGCCACGCAAGGGGGGCAAAATGCGATTTTTGGACGCACGGCCAATAAATATTCGCAGTTTGCAAACGGCAACGGCAGAAGCGGCATTGCCGGCAAAAAAAACGATGAGCAGGGCGGCCAGGAATCTAAGAAGGTCAAGAAAACGATCATCAAGGGCGCAAGCAAACCTTGGATCAAACGAAAACGCTAATAACGGCTTTAAAAGGCATAAGCAGCAAAAGAGCGGCCCGCAGGAAGCAAGAATCAAAAGAGAGCCCCGGAGGGCTCTCTTTTTGACGGTGATGAATGGGTTTGAGTCTGCTGTCATTACTGCTTAGCAAATCGTGAGTGCATTCTTTTAATCGAATGTGTGTTTACAGACGCTTGTCTTTAGCACAACCCCTCGCTTCTTTGCGAATAGATGACTTCCTCCAGTGTTTCCTGATCCATGAGGTTCAATGGAACCACACCTCGCTTGTCACCGTCGTTTAGTATGATGTCCCGGCATCGTAAAGGTTATACATAAGTCATGCAAAAAAATTAATGGCCCAGCTTTCTCCACTTGCGTTCATGATTGGACGTATCCGGAAATTTCTCGCCTTTGCGCAGATGCACTTTTTTCGGATCCTGAATGCCCAT encodes the following:
- a CDS encoding YjzC family protein, producing the protein MGEWTFFSPGDKAPNDGTYIEDGVNSFHMGIQDPKKVHLRKGEKFPDTSNHERKWRKLGH